The region CTGTACCTGGACTTGCTCCAAGACCTTTAACAATTACATTTTTATTTCCAACAGCATCATCATCACTTACTTGATTATTGTCATCACCTAAAGTAGTAATTGGTCTTGCTTGTAATAAAAACAAGTTACCTTTTTCAAATGCCCACTCAGTATCCATAGGTTCACCATAATGAGCTTGAATCCTTTTACCCATTTCAGTTAATTCAACAAGTTCATCATCAGATAAAACACGTTCATTTCTTTTATCTTCTGGGACATCTACTCTTACACTTGTTCCATCTTCATCTTTTACATACATTAATTTTTTATCACTGATAGTAACACTAACAATTTCATCATTCTTTTTATCTACAACATAATTATCAGGAGTTACATCACCAGATACAACAGCTTCACCAAGACCCCATGATCCTTCAATTAAAGCTATTTCTTCACCAGTAGATGGATTTACAGTAAACATTACACCTGCTTTATCTGCAATAGCCATTTTTTGAACAACAACAGCAATGTATACTTTTGAGTGATCAAATCCATTTTCTTCCCTGTAAAAAATAGCTCTTGCTTCAAATAAAGAAGCCCAACATTTTCTTATATAATCAATTACATCCTCACTACCAGAAACATGTAAAAAAGTATCTTGTTGACCTGCAAATGAAGCATCAGGTAAATCTTCTGCAGTAGCTGAAGAACGGATAGCTACATCAGTATCATCTTCATCAACTCTTTGACAAAGTTGATTATAAGCTTCAATAATTAAAGTAGACATGTCTTCTGGAACTGGAGTTTCAATAATAATAGATTTAATTTCTTCAGCAGCAGCTTGAAGTTCTTTAGTATTATTAATATCCGTTTTAGCAAGAATATCTAATACTTTACCATTAATCCCAGCATCTTCCATGAATTTTCCATAAGTTTCAGCAGTTACTACAAAACCAGGTGGAACAGGAATACCTGCTTGAGTCAATTCTCCTAAGTTAGCTCCTTTTCCTCCAGCAATTCCAATGTCAGATTTGCCTAAATCCTCAAATTTTACAACATACATGAATTATAACCTCTTTGGTTTTAAAATGAAATATCTTAATACATTGACTGTATGCTCTTAACTAATAAAAAAACATAGCCAATATTATAATTAATGTATAAATTTTAACATTTAAATATTTAATCAAAATAAGTCGCAAAATATAGATATTGAAAAAAAATTAAAAAAAAGAGTAATAAAAAAATTAGTTAAACTTATAAAACTAATTCTTCACCTTTGTCAACAACAATTCTACAAGAAACTGGTAATTTCATTCCTGCTCTTTTTAATGCTAATTTAGCATCTTCAAAGTTTTTCTTATTGGTATCAATAGTAATAATTCTTTGACCAGCTTTAACAATAGCTTCAACACTAATTGGTTTACCAAATGCATTTCTCATACCACTTTGAACCCTATCTGCTCCTGCACCAGTAGCCATAGGATTTTCCCTTACAATTTGGTGAGGGTAAGTTCTTAATTTTAAGTGGTAACCTAATCTTCCAGCTTTCCTTTGCATAAGTCTGTTAGATGCAATCCTTGCTGCTTCTAAAGAATTGTGTCTAATTTGAGCAGGTTTTTTTACAGCTAAACTTACTGAAACTGGGAATTCATCAGTTAAATTACCCATATCATATTGAACAATTCTTGAATTTGGGGTTTTCCTAATATAATCTCTTCTTGTATAAGCACGAACCATTATAATTCCTCCGAAATAATCCAAACATCTAATAATGTGTTTGATTGAAAAATAGCTATCATTAATAAAATTGTATAGTGTATCTCTAAATAGCTATGTAAAAATTATATATAATAATATATAGAATACTTAGATATTTAAACTTAGTTATTAATAAATGTTATCCTAATTTAATAAAATATTTATTTAATATACAATTTATTTTACCCACCTAATTTTTCAACAAAACTAATTCAGAATAATTTAAAACATTAATTAAAGTATTAACCTACTTAACAATCCCATTTGAATAATAAACATATTATCCTCCAAAATATAAAGATTATAC is a window of uncultured Methanobrevibacter sp. DNA encoding:
- the rplJ gene encoding 50S ribosomal protein L16, whose protein sequence is MVRAYTRRDYIRKTPNSRIVQYDMGNLTDEFPVSVSLAVKKPAQIRHNSLEAARIASNRLMQRKAGRLGYHLKLRTYPHQIVRENPMATGAGADRVQSGMRNAFGKPISVEAIVKAGQRIITIDTNKKNFEDAKLALKRAGMKLPVSCRIVVDKGEELVL